A stretch of Oceaniferula marina DNA encodes these proteins:
- a CDS encoding NlpC/P60 family protein, whose amino-acid sequence MKLLIRIQSSKRLLFFILLGVCCGLGLLYWNPVNATSYRLGFLLSLGVLWLTLLALMWKKHLIRYLLISVPFLCAIPFLLPAKRLKQEAIRVSYLQRMRALEGVTYHWGGESARGIDCSGLPRKALRDALLAYGLQHGNGRACRMFLEQWWYDTSAKALSEDYRGFTRALSIRGKINSMSYDGLLPGDLAVTQSKVHTLVYLGDGYWIQADPGIGAVAILHGRKDQNPWFSQEVTMHRWQVLE is encoded by the coding sequence ATGAAGTTGTTGATACGGATACAATCTTCCAAGAGGCTGTTGTTCTTTATTTTGTTAGGGGTGTGCTGTGGCTTGGGTTTGTTGTATTGGAATCCGGTCAATGCAACATCTTACCGATTAGGGTTCTTGTTGTCTCTCGGGGTTCTTTGGCTGACCCTGTTGGCATTGATGTGGAAAAAGCACCTCATTCGCTATCTGCTTATTTCGGTTCCCTTCTTGTGCGCTATTCCATTTCTCCTGCCAGCGAAACGTCTGAAACAAGAAGCCATACGGGTGTCTTATTTACAGAGAATGAGAGCCCTGGAGGGGGTGACCTACCATTGGGGTGGCGAAAGTGCACGTGGAATCGACTGTTCCGGCTTGCCTCGCAAGGCTCTGCGGGACGCTTTGTTGGCATATGGACTGCAGCATGGCAATGGTCGGGCGTGTCGGATGTTTCTCGAGCAATGGTGGTATGATACCAGTGCCAAGGCTTTGTCTGAGGATTATCGCGGGTTTACCCGAGCCCTTTCAATTCGTGGGAAAATTAACAGCATGTCGTATGATGGACTGTTGCCCGGAGATCTTGCCGTGACGCAAAGCAAGGTGCATACCTTGGTCTATCTGGGTGATGGATACTGGATTCAAGCGGACCCCGGAATTGGAGCGGTTGCCATCTTGCATGGCCGCAAGGATCAGAACCCTTGGTTCTCTCAAGAAGTGACGATGCACCGATGGCAGGTGTTGGAGTAG
- the hisA gene encoding phosphoribosylformimino-5-aminoimidazole carboxamide ribotide isomerase, with protein MTKFRPCIDLHDGKVKQIVGGTLRDEGAGPKENFVSDRDPAWFSDLYRQSDLRGGHIIQLGAGNQEAARDALGAWPGGMQLGGGVNLRNAVEWIESGASQVIVTSWLFDQDGRFREDRLKELAREIGRERLVVDLSCRKTKSGWTVAMNRWQTLTSIDVTHATLDALAEWCAEYLIHAADVEGLCGGVDAELIDLLGAWGGVPMTYAGGVAHMDDLNVVAERSGGNIDVTVGSALDLFGGSGVRYEELLAWNERSKV; from the coding sequence ATGACTAAATTCAGACCCTGTATCGACCTGCACGACGGCAAAGTAAAACAAATCGTTGGAGGCACGCTGCGCGATGAGGGAGCGGGACCGAAAGAGAACTTTGTATCTGATCGGGATCCTGCCTGGTTTTCCGACCTTTACCGGCAGTCTGATCTTCGGGGTGGGCATATCATCCAACTGGGGGCGGGCAATCAGGAAGCTGCCCGCGATGCTTTGGGGGCCTGGCCCGGAGGAATGCAACTAGGTGGCGGAGTGAACTTGCGCAATGCCGTTGAGTGGATTGAGTCCGGAGCTTCCCAAGTGATTGTCACATCCTGGCTGTTTGATCAGGATGGCAGATTCCGGGAAGACCGACTGAAGGAATTGGCCCGCGAAATCGGGCGGGAACGCCTCGTGGTGGACCTGAGTTGCCGTAAGACGAAATCCGGGTGGACGGTAGCCATGAACCGCTGGCAGACTTTGACCAGTATCGATGTCACCCATGCGACTTTGGACGCCTTGGCTGAATGGTGTGCGGAATATCTCATTCACGCCGCCGATGTCGAGGGACTCTGTGGTGGAGTTGATGCCGAGCTGATTGATCTGCTTGGTGCCTGGGGAGGGGTGCCGATGACTTATGCCGGTGGGGTTGCCCATATGGATGACTTGAATGTGGTTGCAGAGCGAAGCGGAGGCAACATCGACGTCACGGTGGGAAGTGCCTTGGATCTTTTTGGTGGTTCGGGAGTGAGATACGAGGAATTATTAGCCTGGAATGAACGGAGTAAGGTATGA
- a CDS encoding RHS repeat domain-containing protein, whose translation MVKTSQPRLNYYGYRYYDPVTGRWIKRDPIEEEGGLNVYGFIENGGVNSYDFLGLIERPSPPVDPMPIFGPPDDSGNEPIFHPSPTRFVKSISVTIEWVCESEPWYCCDTSTEKEPTIYSEFTITSHRERVLSRGEKPHMFINTGYEGIYGGLSRHEKDLVKFEAPNVLAVALGKHDVEVSKFLEPYYKRGCIVRKPAVQCAGSIHIVMISGYPFKLESQKMKIDSENDVFPPDPVPPLTI comes from the coding sequence ATGGTGAAAACTTCCCAACCTAGGCTCAACTACTACGGTTACAGATACTACGATCCGGTGACCGGGAGGTGGATAAAGAGGGATCCGATTGAAGAGGAAGGAGGATTGAACGTCTATGGGTTTATTGAGAATGGTGGGGTTAATTCTTATGATTTTCTGGGCTTAATTGAACGACCAAGTCCTCCTGTTGATCCTATGCCGATTTTTGGCCCGCCTGATGATTCGGGAAATGAACCAATTTTCCACCCTAGCCCTACAAGATTCGTCAAAAGCATTAGTGTTACAATTGAGTGGGTTTGTGAATCTGAGCCATGGTACTGTTGCGATACCAGCACGGAAAAAGAGCCTACAATCTATTCGGAGTTCACTATTACAAGCCATCGTGAACGGGTACTTTCCCGTGGGGAAAAACCACATATGTTTATCAACACAGGCTATGAAGGAATTTATGGAGGCCTATCACGTCACGAGAAAGATTTAGTTAAATTTGAAGCTCCAAACGTTCTTGCAGTCGCGCTTGGAAAGCATGATGTCGAGGTATCTAAATTTCTAGAACCTTACTATAAGCGTGGATGTATTGTGCGTAAACCGGCGGTGCAATGTGCTGGCTCTATTCATATTGTGATGATTTCAGGCTATCCCTTTAAACTAGAGTCACAGAAAATGAAAATCGACTCTGAGAATGACGTGTTTCCTCCTGATCCAGTCCCACCATTAACAATATGA
- a CDS encoding zinc-dependent peptidase, with protein sequence MTGIEITAIVLGPVVAIAGVVSGRAALRRSRRRAWMAMRLDEDARRQVAEDFPLFARLPDMVRDELEGLMHVFMEEKNFEACGGLEEVSGHMQRVIAAQACLLLVNRKHDFYRNLRSILLYPSAYKARGEHGDEDVRLGESWHSGSVVLAWDSVVSGGRNEEDGHHVTLHEFAHQLDQVDGAADGVPELSTVGCYREWASVFSSAFERFQTKLEKGKRTVIDPYGATNPAEFFAVLTETFYEKPRQLKEHYPKVYDQLRRYYRVDPLEWLEDREQKI encoded by the coding sequence ATGACGGGAATTGAGATTACAGCCATCGTGCTCGGACCGGTGGTGGCCATTGCCGGGGTCGTTTCCGGCAGGGCTGCCTTGCGGCGTTCTCGAAGACGTGCGTGGATGGCCATGCGTCTGGACGAGGATGCTCGCCGACAGGTAGCTGAAGACTTTCCTTTGTTTGCCCGCTTGCCTGATATGGTTCGTGATGAACTGGAAGGTCTGATGCATGTGTTTATGGAGGAAAAGAACTTCGAGGCCTGTGGTGGGCTCGAAGAAGTGAGTGGGCATATGCAGCGGGTGATAGCAGCTCAGGCATGTTTGCTTCTGGTGAATCGGAAGCATGATTTTTACCGGAATTTGCGCAGCATTTTGCTCTACCCCTCCGCTTACAAAGCCAGAGGCGAGCATGGTGATGAAGATGTGCGCCTTGGGGAAAGCTGGCACTCTGGGAGTGTGGTTCTTGCTTGGGACAGTGTGGTTTCGGGTGGACGTAATGAAGAGGATGGGCATCACGTGACCCTCCATGAATTTGCCCATCAGCTCGATCAAGTGGACGGGGCCGCAGATGGAGTCCCGGAATTGTCAACGGTCGGTTGTTATCGAGAGTGGGCGAGTGTTTTTAGCTCGGCGTTTGAACGATTCCAGACAAAGTTGGAAAAAGGGAAACGTACTGTGATTGATCCCTACGGTGCGACCAATCCGGCGGAGTTTTTTGCTGTATTGACAGAGACGTTTTATGAAAAGCCAAGACAGCTGAAAGAGCACTACCCCAAGGTGTATGATCAATTGCGCCGCTATTATCGAGTGGATCCGTTGGAGTGGTTAGAGGATCGTGAACAGAAGATCTAG
- the priA gene encoding replication restart helicase PriA — translation MPAARVLIDGPNELVFDYAIPEGMDARPGCRVKIPLRNRASTGTILALAKEQASEFELREVLELIDPDPLITPKLMQMGHWMADYYGAPMELVMRALLPEAVRQENHSEKTRKMVHLLETPDEEAMTKLSKRASRQHLILTLLQAAGGKMPLSDLGAGASASIKAVAKHGWVEIKDEPVRRDPDAGEAFLEDSPLSLNSEQQGAIEQVFKEIETPDKPMLLHGVTGSGKTEIYLQAAQRCLDAGKSVLVLLPEIALAPQTVQRFKSRFASIQDQVAVMHSNLSQGERFDEWHRIRNGEAKIVIGARSAVFAPLTNLGIIIVDEEHENSYKQDTSPRYHGRDLAVLRAHIENSAILLGSATPSLESFHNTETGKYQLLKLEQRADGQSMPIIRIVDMKIEGRKYKGAGPAILSDPLRANMEKKLAEGEQVILFLNRRGFARSLQCPACGLVIECRHCSIPLTYHKSEERLICHICGHQAITPRKCPECHDPGIRFQGYGTEQVEGVLQKVFPTAKLARIDTDTMRRKHALRDTLKAFRQRKIDIIIGTQMIAKGLHFPNVTLVGVLNADLGLHVPDFRAGERTFQLLTQVAGRAGRGELEGEVIVQTYTPHSPSIQFARHHDFGGYADQELEFRRQFGYPPYTHCAVIGTRSTHQRRAEFTLQNIHQRLKKDLPQGMVLGEPLPSPLVRAHGQFRYQLMLLGSSARQLSRHISNILNQTPPPDDVTLVFDMDAMGF, via the coding sequence ATGCCAGCCGCCCGAGTGCTCATCGACGGACCCAATGAATTGGTCTTTGACTACGCCATTCCTGAAGGAATGGACGCCCGGCCCGGCTGTCGGGTAAAAATACCCCTCCGCAATCGAGCATCCACAGGTACCATCCTCGCTCTCGCCAAAGAACAGGCGTCCGAATTTGAACTCAGGGAAGTCCTGGAACTCATCGATCCCGACCCCCTGATCACGCCAAAGCTCATGCAAATGGGGCATTGGATGGCCGACTACTATGGCGCCCCCATGGAGTTGGTGATGCGAGCTTTACTACCGGAAGCCGTTCGGCAGGAAAACCATTCCGAGAAAACGCGAAAAATGGTCCACCTGCTCGAAACTCCCGATGAGGAGGCCATGACCAAGCTCTCCAAACGAGCCAGCCGACAACACCTGATTCTCACTTTACTCCAAGCGGCGGGAGGTAAAATGCCTCTATCCGACCTCGGGGCCGGAGCCTCGGCATCCATCAAAGCCGTAGCCAAACACGGCTGGGTAGAAATCAAAGATGAACCCGTCCGACGTGATCCCGATGCAGGAGAAGCCTTCCTCGAGGACTCTCCTCTATCGCTCAACAGCGAACAACAAGGCGCCATCGAACAGGTGTTCAAGGAAATCGAAACCCCGGATAAGCCCATGCTGCTTCACGGTGTGACCGGGTCGGGAAAAACCGAAATCTACCTCCAAGCGGCCCAACGCTGCCTCGATGCCGGCAAATCGGTCCTCGTCCTACTGCCGGAAATTGCTCTGGCGCCACAAACCGTGCAACGCTTCAAATCCCGCTTTGCATCCATCCAGGATCAGGTCGCCGTGATGCACTCCAACCTTTCACAAGGTGAACGCTTCGACGAATGGCACCGCATCCGCAACGGCGAAGCAAAAATCGTTATTGGAGCCCGCAGCGCTGTGTTTGCCCCACTAACGAACCTTGGCATCATCATTGTCGATGAAGAACATGAAAACTCCTACAAACAAGATACCTCCCCCCGCTATCACGGCAGGGACCTCGCCGTTCTCCGAGCCCATATCGAAAATTCAGCTATTCTGTTAGGGTCGGCAACCCCTTCACTCGAATCCTTTCACAATACGGAAACTGGCAAGTATCAACTGCTCAAACTCGAACAACGTGCCGATGGACAATCCATGCCGATTATCCGGATTGTCGACATGAAGATTGAAGGCCGCAAGTACAAGGGCGCCGGCCCGGCCATTCTATCCGATCCCCTACGGGCCAACATGGAAAAAAAACTCGCCGAAGGTGAGCAGGTCATCCTTTTTCTGAACAGGCGCGGGTTTGCCCGATCCCTGCAATGTCCGGCCTGCGGACTGGTCATCGAATGCCGGCATTGCTCCATTCCGCTAACCTATCATAAATCCGAAGAACGGCTGATCTGTCACATCTGTGGCCATCAGGCGATCACCCCACGGAAATGCCCGGAATGCCACGACCCGGGAATCCGGTTCCAAGGCTACGGCACCGAGCAAGTGGAGGGGGTGTTACAAAAAGTTTTCCCCACCGCCAAACTCGCCCGCATCGATACCGATACCATGCGACGCAAGCATGCCTTGCGGGACACGCTGAAGGCATTCCGTCAGCGCAAGATTGACATCATCATCGGCACCCAGATGATCGCCAAAGGTCTGCATTTCCCCAATGTCACCTTGGTCGGAGTGCTCAATGCCGACCTCGGTCTGCACGTTCCCGACTTCCGGGCCGGAGAACGCACCTTCCAACTGCTCACCCAGGTCGCAGGACGAGCCGGTCGAGGAGAACTCGAAGGTGAAGTGATCGTGCAAACTTACACGCCACATTCTCCCTCCATTCAATTTGCCCGTCATCATGACTTTGGCGGTTACGCCGATCAGGAGCTCGAGTTCCGCCGTCAATTTGGCTACCCCCCTTACACGCACTGTGCCGTGATTGGCACGCGCTCCACCCACCAACGCCGCGCTGAATTCACCCTACAAAACATCCATCAGCGGCTGAAAAAAGATCTCCCTCAGGGAATGGTGCTCGGGGAGCCTCTGCCCTCGCCGCTTGTCCGGGCCCATGGTCAATTCCGCTACCAGCTGATGCTCCTGGGATCTTCGGCCCGACAGCTATCCCGCCATATCAGCAACATCCTCAACCAAACACCTCCGCCGGACGATGTCACCCTCGTCTTTGATATGGATGCGATGGGATTCTAA
- a CDS encoding helix-turn-helix domain-containing protein, translating to MKHTSAIFQDIDQIRIADSCEELKKASENEHVNVHAWSHPPYPGEQVDPDYLPEIRSLGFWDITKSQTWGLGSHCNEGIEFSFLLGGKVEFGVSQHIQELKSGQVAITRPWQFHQIGNPDLSPSKLFWLILDVKVRRPNQAWQWPDWVLLSPQELNQLTSLLRHNEQAIWDTNSEVFGILKKFTDLIENEQPENNQTKLKLYSNELLLALLHLLISKKPSIDSHLSTSERVVEMFLDALKDHIDEDWTLENMAKQCGLSRSQFASYCKVITNMTPVQYLNHCRFQTATKMLVEQPEMNIGEIANACGFKSLAYFSARFQKLRGCSPKNYRHGTSED from the coding sequence ATGAAACACACCAGCGCCATCTTTCAGGATATCGACCAAATCCGTATTGCCGACTCTTGTGAAGAACTCAAAAAAGCGTCTGAAAATGAGCATGTCAACGTCCATGCATGGTCTCACCCGCCCTATCCTGGAGAACAAGTAGACCCAGATTACCTTCCTGAGATAAGGTCACTTGGCTTTTGGGACATCACCAAATCACAAACCTGGGGACTTGGCTCTCATTGCAATGAAGGTATCGAATTTTCCTTTCTACTGGGGGGGAAAGTCGAATTTGGAGTCAGCCAACACATCCAAGAATTAAAAAGCGGACAAGTCGCAATCACCCGCCCCTGGCAATTTCATCAAATTGGCAATCCTGATTTATCGCCCTCAAAACTATTCTGGCTAATCCTCGATGTCAAAGTTCGCCGACCAAACCAAGCATGGCAATGGCCTGACTGGGTCCTCCTTAGCCCGCAAGAGCTCAATCAATTGACAAGCCTTCTGAGACATAACGAACAAGCGATCTGGGATACCAATTCCGAAGTATTCGGCATCCTAAAAAAATTCACCGACCTCATCGAAAATGAGCAACCGGAAAATAACCAAACAAAACTAAAACTCTACAGCAACGAACTGCTCTTGGCCTTGCTCCATTTACTCATCAGTAAAAAACCCAGCATCGACAGCCACCTGTCAACCTCAGAGCGAGTGGTAGAAATGTTTTTAGATGCACTCAAAGATCATATTGATGAAGATTGGACGCTTGAGAACATGGCTAAACAATGTGGATTATCCCGCAGCCAGTTCGCATCTTACTGCAAAGTCATCACAAACATGACGCCCGTCCAATACCTCAACCATTGTCGGTTTCAAACCGCCACCAAGATGCTCGTCGAACAACCGGAAATGAACATCGGCGAAATTGCAAACGCCTGTGGATTCAAGTCCCTCGCCTATTTCTCTGCCCGATTCCAAAAGCTTCGCGGCTGTTCACCCAAAAACTACCGCCACGGCACTTCAGAGGATTGA
- the aat gene encoding leucyl/phenylalanyl-tRNA--protein transferase: MMESISAEVLLGAYSKGVFPMAEDGEICWYSPEKRGVIPLDERFHVSKNLQRTLKKGVFRVSMNKAFREVMLACADREETWIDEVILESYCELHELGFGVSVESWDQDGLQGGLYGVALGRAFFGESMFSRKTDASKVALVYLVEWLRQKDFILLDTQWMTDHLRQFGGYELARDAYHCQLADALECLRG; this comes from the coding sequence ATGATGGAGTCTATTTCGGCTGAGGTGTTGCTTGGTGCATACAGCAAGGGCGTTTTTCCCATGGCGGAGGACGGGGAGATTTGTTGGTATTCGCCAGAAAAGCGGGGAGTGATTCCTTTGGATGAACGCTTTCACGTCAGTAAAAATTTACAACGGACGCTCAAGAAGGGCGTCTTCCGCGTGAGCATGAACAAAGCCTTTCGCGAAGTGATGCTCGCCTGTGCAGATCGAGAAGAGACCTGGATTGACGAGGTGATCCTGGAGAGTTATTGCGAACTTCACGAATTGGGCTTTGGGGTGTCCGTCGAGTCTTGGGACCAGGATGGCTTGCAGGGGGGATTGTATGGAGTAGCTCTTGGACGTGCCTTTTTTGGTGAAAGCATGTTTTCGCGTAAAACCGATGCCAGCAAAGTAGCCTTGGTTTATCTTGTCGAATGGCTCAGGCAGAAAGATTTTATCCTGCTCGACACCCAGTGGATGACGGATCACCTCAGGCAGTTTGGAGGGTATGAGCTCGCGCGGGATGCGTATCACTGCCAACTGGCGGATGCGTTGGAGTGTCTTCGGGGGTAA
- a CDS encoding sugar phosphate isomerase/epimerase family protein: MIIGCFALVEPFTSFERQLEAIKAMGIDYVDLTDSHEGGSLGVEYGFSASMSLDSHPANIREMLASHGLTATSVCAHANLLDPESPDRFGTCQIIKAIRLAHLLGIKQVITTEGDPKTDFGKGLDEEQMLLMCASKLYEPIRWARELGVELLLEPHGILTDRLETMVRLLDVLGNEDVVGVNLDTGNSWLGGGDPLCFVKTLGDRIKHVHWKDMGSEWLAQRGAVYGCGMGNIPLGDGIVGIPSIVEELDRIGFDGPTTLEVAGTENILESVQRLQSWSS, translated from the coding sequence ATGATCATAGGATGTTTTGCATTGGTTGAGCCGTTTACGTCTTTCGAGAGACAGCTAGAAGCAATTAAAGCCATGGGGATTGATTATGTGGATCTCACGGATTCCCATGAAGGTGGATCTTTGGGGGTGGAGTATGGGTTTTCGGCATCCATGAGCTTGGATTCTCATCCGGCAAACATACGAGAAATGCTTGCCAGCCATGGATTAACCGCGACGAGTGTTTGCGCGCATGCGAACCTGCTTGACCCAGAGAGCCCTGATCGTTTCGGGACATGTCAGATTATTAAAGCCATTCGCTTGGCTCACTTGCTTGGGATTAAGCAGGTGATCACTACGGAAGGGGACCCCAAAACGGATTTTGGCAAAGGTCTCGATGAGGAGCAAATGTTGCTGATGTGTGCTTCCAAATTGTATGAACCGATTCGTTGGGCTCGTGAATTGGGCGTCGAACTCTTGCTGGAGCCACATGGGATATTGACCGATAGGCTTGAAACCATGGTTCGTTTGCTGGATGTGCTTGGGAACGAAGATGTGGTGGGAGTGAATCTGGACACTGGTAATTCCTGGCTTGGAGGTGGGGATCCTTTATGCTTTGTCAAAACCTTGGGAGATCGGATCAAGCATGTGCATTGGAAAGACATGGGGTCGGAGTGGTTAGCCCAGCGTGGGGCTGTGTATGGATGTGGTATGGGGAATATCCCACTGGGGGATGGCATTGTCGGTATTCCGTCAATCGTCGAGGAATTAGATCGGATTGGCTTTGATGGACCTACCACCTTGGAGGTTGCCGGGACTGAGAACATCCTTGAATCTGTTCAAAGGCTTCAATCCTGGAGTTCATAA
- a CDS encoding transposase, protein MARPIRIEFKGAMYHVMCRGDNGRDIFFGDKGCERFLDTLDEACIRAGWYVHAYVLMGNHYHMLLETPEGNLVDGMKWFQGTYTQRINAWQGRRGHLFQGRYKAQVVNGEQRDHNYFQTVSDYIHLNPARAIMTGKGKRWERLRDYPWSSLQSYCSWRRKRPSWLMVDKVLESYTFKDNTAGREAYAKYMDKRGEEVQGGEPGIGYEELRRGWCLGDGEFRQRMLDKAEKALQSTKRESLTGAAVKEHGEAQAVKLLNEGMEKLDLVPKQLEGMLKLAPEKQVLAAWLSSQTLVGTKWIAEMLHMGHRSNVSASKKWARETKEGSKWLCKLK, encoded by the coding sequence ATGGCACGGCCAATACGGATTGAATTCAAAGGAGCGATGTATCATGTGATGTGTCGAGGCGACAACGGGCGGGATATTTTTTTTGGAGATAAGGGTTGCGAGAGGTTTCTCGATACACTTGACGAGGCTTGTATTCGTGCTGGCTGGTATGTTCATGCCTATGTGTTAATGGGAAACCATTACCACATGCTACTCGAAACCCCCGAAGGTAATCTTGTCGATGGTATGAAGTGGTTTCAAGGAACCTACACACAGAGGATCAATGCATGGCAAGGAAGGAGAGGTCACCTGTTTCAAGGGCGATACAAAGCTCAAGTAGTCAACGGTGAGCAACGGGATCACAACTATTTTCAGACTGTATCAGATTACATTCACCTTAACCCAGCCCGTGCGATAATGACAGGCAAGGGCAAGCGATGGGAGCGGTTGCGAGATTATCCATGGAGCAGTCTTCAGTCGTATTGCAGCTGGAGGCGCAAACGTCCGAGCTGGCTCATGGTCGATAAAGTTCTGGAAAGTTACACCTTCAAAGACAATACAGCAGGGCGCGAAGCATATGCCAAATACATGGATAAACGCGGAGAAGAAGTGCAGGGCGGTGAACCTGGCATCGGCTATGAAGAATTGCGACGCGGGTGGTGTCTAGGTGATGGCGAATTTCGTCAGCGTATGTTGGATAAGGCTGAAAAGGCACTGCAAAGCACAAAACGAGAAAGCTTGACGGGAGCGGCCGTCAAGGAGCATGGGGAGGCCCAAGCTGTCAAGCTACTGAACGAGGGGATGGAAAAACTTGACTTAGTCCCCAAACAATTGGAAGGCATGTTAAAGCTAGCACCCGAAAAACAGGTGTTGGCAGCGTGGCTTTCATCACAAACACTGGTAGGTACCAAATGGATAGCAGAAATGCTCCATATGGGGCATCGGAGCAATGTTAGTGCATCCAAAAAATGGGCGCGTGAAACGAAGGAAGGTAGCAAGTGGTTGTGTAAGTTGAAATAG
- a CDS encoding ThuA domain-containing protein, with amino-acid sequence MGSIKNILQWMLAIGLCLGGAQAEPIRVMLLSGQNNHDWKKTSPLLKNIFEKAGNVELSVTERPDLLVAEDFQNIDVIVSNWNTVPKNSKVKEWPAPLKKAYVEFVKNGGGHLCVHAGSSSFYDWKEYHEISLMTWKHKRTTHGRQHVFPIRVDDEAHPVCKGWNPGQIRGELWRNIEVHPKAKVLASSFSAEHDGGSETWEPCVFVGQFGKGRCFATSLGHDVRSLSQPKVEEIFIRALQWVSHKR; translated from the coding sequence ATGGGATCGATCAAAAACATTCTGCAGTGGATGCTCGCGATTGGATTGTGTCTTGGCGGAGCCCAAGCTGAGCCGATCCGGGTCATGTTGCTTTCAGGGCAAAACAATCATGATTGGAAAAAGACAAGCCCCTTGCTGAAAAACATCTTTGAGAAAGCTGGAAACGTAGAGCTCAGTGTAACGGAGCGCCCTGATTTGCTTGTTGCTGAAGATTTTCAGAATATTGACGTGATTGTTTCGAATTGGAATACCGTTCCCAAAAATTCGAAAGTCAAGGAATGGCCGGCTCCCCTGAAAAAAGCATATGTCGAATTCGTAAAGAATGGAGGGGGCCATCTATGTGTTCATGCCGGATCCTCATCATTCTACGATTGGAAAGAATATCATGAAATCAGCCTGATGACCTGGAAGCATAAAAGAACCACACACGGGAGACAACATGTGTTTCCGATTCGTGTGGATGATGAAGCTCACCCGGTATGCAAAGGTTGGAACCCAGGCCAGATCAGAGGGGAGCTATGGAGAAATATTGAAGTTCATCCGAAAGCCAAGGTGTTGGCTTCATCTTTTTCCGCCGAACACGATGGAGGTTCGGAGACTTGGGAACCCTGTGTTTTTGTGGGACAATTTGGCAAGGGCCGTTGCTTTGCAACATCTCTCGGTCATGACGTAAGGTCTCTGAGCCAGCCCAAAGTTGAAGAGATTTTTATCCGCGCTTTGCAGTGGGTCAGTCACAAACGATAG